From the Hemicordylus capensis ecotype Gifberg chromosome 1, rHemCap1.1.pri, whole genome shotgun sequence genome, the window gctggtcttgtggtagtaagcatgaatcgTCCTCTTTGCTaggcaggctccaccctggtttgcatttgaatgggagactacatgtgtgagcactgtaagatattccctttaggggatggggccactttgggaagagcatctgaggctccaagttccctccctggcatctccaagatagggctgagagagattcctgcctgcaaccttggaggagctgctgccagtctgtgtagacaatactgagctagatagaccaatggtctgactcagtatatggcagcttcctctggtcCTGCTGCCTGCATGGGAACCCCATGGACACTGCCTTGAGTTTCAGCATGGAAGGAatttgggatataaatgtaggtgttgtactacgactcccatcatccccagccacaataaatgtttgtcgttttagtccaacaacatcaggagaaCCTCCGATTGGCTGCTTCTGTTCTCTTGATTCACTCTGCAGCAGCAGACTGATTGAGCAGTCAAGAAGGTGATTTGGGAAAGCTATTTCGATAGTGACGGAAACCCTTCAGAGCATACTGTAGCAGctctatctacaggtgaaactcggaaaattagaatttcgtgcagaagtccattaatttcagtaaaggattgaagaatagaacaatatcggacctctgaaaagtataagcatgcatatgtattcagtacttggtttgggccccttttgcagcaattactgcctcaatgcggcgtggcatggatgctatcagcctgtggcactgatgaggtattatggaagaccaggatgcttcattagcggccttcagcaattctgcattgtttggtctcatgtctctcatccttctcttggcaatgccccatagattctctatggggtcaggtcaggcgagtttgctggccaatcaagcacagtacactgtatacttttcagaggtccgatattgttctattcttcaatccttgtcttcttggttccatgtaatattctaattttctgagattgtggatttggggttttcatgagctgtacgccatgatcatcacaattataacaaattaaggcttgacttatctcgctttgcatgtaatgcgtctgtctcatatatcaatttcaccttttaatttgcattactgaaattaatggacttttgcacaatattataattttccgagtttcacctttatctatctatctatctatctatctatctatctatctatctatctatttaacttgtatactgcccaaactttcatctctgggtggttgacaataacattaaaacaattaaaacaaatataaaaggttaaaacagtttaacaattttaaaacagtataaaattaaaacagtataaaattaaaactacaaatttaaaaagctgaaaaagcttgggtgaagagttgggtcttcagatgtttttttaaaatagtcagggatggggaggatcgtatctcagcagggagagcattccacaatttcggggcagcaatcgagaaggcccatctccgtgtggccaccagacgagctggcgataactggagacggacctcctttcGTTCTTTTAACAAGAAACTGTACACTGCTTGGGGGCTGAATGGTCTCATGCCAATTGGAGGTTAAAAAATGACAACCACCTTAGAGACTCACACTAACTTTTGTGTAAATAAGACATCATCTTGCAATAACCTCCTAGGGATAAAAGAGGGCAGTATATTTATCAGGGGCGGGTATCATAAAATAGGGACCACTGGGGCATATGGGAAAGTGTGTTTATGTATCTGCTATGTTTATATTCTGACTCTTCCATGCTGAAGTTCACGGTGGTgttatgcagtgttccctctagcagggattcccagctgttgttcactgccactcccatcacccgcaagcaaaagccattgcagctggggattctgagagctgtagtcaaccacacctgggaattcctgttcAAGGGAACACTGGTGTTGTGTGGTTGGCTGCAGAGCGCAGTGCCCATATTCACAGCTTCTCTCTCTTAGGGCACCTGTACAAAGTTAATATGCCTGTGGTGGTCACCCAGGCCCCAGGGGGTGGAACTATCCTCCAGAATCCCATCCAGCAAATATTCCAGCAGCTTGGGCAGCAGCCATCGGCCCCTCAGACTGCCAGTGCCGTGCAGGTCAACGCTTCGACTCTTCGAGCACCCACCAGTGAAAGTCTGCAAGTCCAGGCGGCCGTTGCAGCCCAGCAAGTGAGGACAGAAGAGAAGACCTTGCccgatgctgctgctgtgcttcaGGAGGCAACTTGGCGTCAGGAGGAAgctgtcctgggagctgcaggAAGTCAACAGCCGCCATCTTGTTCACTGGGCAATCCCCAGCATGCTGACATTCCTCTGCTGAAGCCATCTGGAGTGGGATGTCCTGCAGAAGCGACAGCACATGACCTTTCTGGTGGGGGAGAGTTGCCTGTGAATTTAGAACAACAACTTGACCCCGAAGATTTAATTGAGCTGATAATTATGGGCAATGAGCTTAATGACAATGCTCTCCTGCCCGATGAAGCCAACCTCTCTTTTGATGAAGAGGTAAATTCCAGTGCTTATTTTCTGTTTTGTACTTTAAAATACTTGTCTTGCACTTCAGAATATTTCTTCCCTCACATTTCCCATGGCTTTCAGCATCTGCTAGTCATGCAGATAGGCAACAGCTTACTTTCTGAAGCTATCTTGTACTACTACCTTGTGTAATGCAAAGCAATAAACCTTCGTAGTATCTCATGAGTGCATGCTTGTGAAATTGATGCATTGCAATTTGGAGAAACTAAtaaccccccaaaccagcaagCTTTTTACATCTGATACATGACATCATAGCAcgtcgcagtgattaaattcgaaacaaggcatcggaaatatgaacggcaccctgcagtcagtgtagggactgcagtgtcacaaaacaggaagtgtggaagcacacttccaagatctgCCATGACCCTGTTGcaaggtgtaatctggaaagcaccttcaTCAATTTTCCAGGGTGGTGTGTAGAATCCTAGATGGTGTGTAGGATTCCTGTTGGGCCCTGCTTCAGTATTTGTCCTGGGGAAGTTGAGATAGATAAGAGTTGATGCATTATTCTGTGAGTGAGATTGTGTCTGAATGGGTCTTGGGAGATTCTCCTATATGGAGGAGTGAGGCTGCAGAAACGGTGAGGTATAGAATCGGTTTATCAAGAAAGACTTGTCTGTTTGCTGGGTCTCacacattccttccttccttccagcttgATGCCGGTGTGCAGATGGAGCCCGATCTCCAGACACAGAAGGCTATTGCCAACGACCTTGAAAAGATCATTCAGCTAGATGGAACAGGTGACATCTTTCCCAAGGCAGATGCCCAAGGAAGCCCAAGAGATGGGGAAGATGATGAACTGGTCGGCATTATTGATGCCAAGGATCTAAAAGTCCtggatgaggaagaggaggaagaaggtgaAAACAGTACTTCAGACAATCAATCCCTTAGCGGCACGAGTGATACTGACGAACCTTCGGTTGACATCATTGAAGAGGTAAAGTGTTTGATCCTCTTGAAAATGACCTTGTTTTTACTATACTTATTTGAATCACACCACACATGCTGCTAGAAGTATCATTAGAATTTCCATAGCTTAAtgcagtgatcttcattatttttcaagcgggggccactttggcaaaaatcttccaatgtgagagccatttcccactgtgctgctctccacacagtactgtgcttttctcagttgCTGGGTGGACCCTTCAAGTGAGATGgtgccctctcttaagagctctgtggggaaagtcctgggaagggctacacttcccagcattctgtgcctGCCTTCCAAGATAGTGCAGGGAATGAAGAGGGCTTCATTTCCCTTTAAGGAATCCCACTGATGCTGGGCAAAGTAAGTACAAAGTAAAGtcgtgccctcgagtcggtgttaattcctggcgaccacaaagccatgtggttttctttggtagaatacaggacgggtttaccattgcctcctcccttgcaatatgagatgatgccttttagcacctccctatatccctgctgcctggtataggtgtcttcccatagtctggggagcataccagcggggattcgaaccagcaacctcttgctcgctaggcaagtcatttccccgctgcgccattaggtgactgctGGGCAAAGTACAGCACTGTAAAAGGGGAAAGGTCCTCTCCGCTCAGTGCTAGGGGGACTATTGTGCAGCCTATTCAATTTTGACTGAaatttcacacaggcccaatttAAACTATTAGACAGCGGGCTGCACAAAGGGTTGATAGGGGCTGCCattggcccccgggccttacagtgaagatcactgggttGATGGGTGCATATCAGGATTGAGATCATGGCTCCTGGGGATGTTTTATTTCGCCCTTTCCCCTTGTGTTGCAGTCACCCTTCACACCACAAGTTGCTCTTGGGTTCAGGAGGGAAGGTTCCATTGTCAGTGCTCCCAACAACCTTTTGACCTATTGCAGAGAatattgtttttttgttttttaatttttaattaatttttaatttttaaaatttctatgccgcccttccaaaaatggctcagggcggtttacataataaataagtaagtaagtaagtaagatggccccctgtccccaaagggctcacaatctaaaagaaacataagatagataccagcaacagtcactactggaggtattgtgctgggggtgaattagggccagttactctccccctgctaaataaagagaatcgccacggtaaaaggtgcctttttgccaggTTAGCAATACACATCCTGGACCACTTCATAATGCAGGGAGCTTTTTGAATGctccccactttaaaaatgtttcttcatattcaaacaaaaacaaaacctctgCTCACAGTAAACGAGCACATCAGAGAgaaagttttctttctttctttctttctttctttctttcttttttgcctacaggcttatgagatcacccagctttctctgTTGGTTTCTCCTGAATGGGTGGGGCCTGGGCGTGGTGTTAAATGCCCTGCTGGCTATACTCTCAGCTGGAGGAAGGTGTCTCTTCCAGCTCTTGAAGCCAGAGGTGTTGCTAGGGGCATAAAAGATCCAGGTCTGGGGACCACATCCTCCTTTTGATGGTGATGATTATTTTTTTATGGTagaatttttatttaaaagaaaagaaagaacatgcTTACACTGTCGTCTCCTGAACTTCCAAATTACAATAATTGCATATAAGATATTACAAATAACAGTCCAGAAAACCTGTTCTGCCTATTTCCCCTCCCTTGTCCCATAACAAAGTAAAGGAAACCTGCAAGTGCAGGTAACATACATCAAGCGTCATTTTAAAGAGAAGCTGAATCTTGCATGTGGGTAAAGACCttgtaaaatattaaaaatttgcAAAAGGCTCCCAGATTAACGCAAATGCCTTTTGATGATTAAACTCAGTCAGAGTAATTAAGTCTGACTGCTCCTGGTGGAGACAAGTGCTGTCTTGGGAGTGAAAGCATTTTCTTTTGTCCTCAGCACAGCACcttttggggaggagagagaaaagaagcagTTGCTGCTGGAGCAGAGGCAACCACCCGCACCCCAATTGAGAAGGAGGTGGTTGATGAGATTCAGGGCCCCGAGCTATTCATTGTGGGGCCTGAGCCCCATAGGGTGTGTATCACTTCAGGTCTACTGACGTGAACTAGAACCATCTTCCCTGTCAGTGCTTCATGGAGCCTCTAGTCAAGAACTGCCCTATGACCGTTAGAGAACTATTTCAGAGAGCAAAAATTGGGAAGAGAATGTGTATGGTGTTCTACACATAATATAATCTCCATGGCTTCTGGCCCTGCGTTATTGGGGTGCCCCAGcttgctgctgatcatggaaacagCAGCCATGCTTAGGGTGTTCGCCTCTTCAGAAAAGCACCCTAAGCACATAGAGAACCCATGGCAGGATGACTGGTACATCTGGAGATGTGCCGGGGGCAGAActtctgattagggatgtgcacggaaccagttcggaggttccAATTAGAAGGCATGTGgaggttgactttaagggtggggggagtgttctTACCCCTCCTTCcgccccccactggcactccgttTGCAAAGGGActgtcggggtggcagcgttcctccctgccgccccactgCCTCCTTGGGCCCGATGTCACCAGAAGTACCCGATGCGCCTGTGTGTGTTGGTGCGTGTGCGTGCACGTCGTGCGTCAGGTACTTCCGGTGATGTCGTGACCGAGgaggaatggggcggcagggaagtacactgttGCCCTGACGGAccctttccaaacagaacacggggtggggggagtggagggaggggtaggtgcaccctcccccgcccttaaagtcaactcCCCCTTCCTTCGAAtttcccccacccagttccgtgcacatccctgcttccaATTCCCTCTGCCCACTATGCACACGTTGAGTGGGTTTCTTTacaaacatctgaatagggcatGGGTTGCCGAAGATTCAGCCGTCTCTGTCGCTGGGGATGTATGCCAGCTTCTTATAAAGCGAACTAGTTTTTCCTAGCTAGTCTTTTCGTTAAATGAGACGAGAAGAAAACTGTGTCTTGAGCAACGTCCTCTTTCCTCTTCAGGACCCTTTAAATTCTGGCGACGACGTCAGCGAGCAGGAGACACCGGATGTGTTTGACACGGATAATATAATTGTGTGCCAGTATGACAAGGTACAGTGGAGAATATGTGCTACTTTAATCAGGCTTGAGGCCTAAGGTCCTCCCACCCTTATTAAAGGTAGGAACAAAAAGTTCAGTTGCCATTGTGTCGGAAGACTCTTTCAGCAAGGGCGCCCCTCTCACGAGGCAAGGTGCAGAGCTCACTTCAGGCAcaggtgtggggaggggcacaGGAGGCACTAACTGctgggcccccaccaccacgagtGCCACCCTGCTGTCCACTGTCTCCCTTCCTCATCCCATCGGGGCACAATTCCCCTCTACACCCCTTGAGGCACACCTCTTCTTCTGCCCCTGCTGACTTGAGCTAAGAACACCCTGGCATAGTCTGAGTGTTCGTTTGTCACTGCCACTGCCTTGTTGTTACAGAGAGTGCCATAGACATGGGGGAGAAGGGGGATCGTCCTTTGCCTTGGGCAACAACACATCTTGGGCCGCCTCTGCATTTCAGATgattacatagaaagctgccatataccgagtcagaccactggtcaatctcgctcagtatggtctatgctgactggcagcggctgtccaaggtttcaagcaggggtctctcccagccctacctggagatgctgccagggagtgaacctgggactttcttcatgccttgccactgagctatggtttcatccctttagggcaggggttcccaacctgtggtaccccagatgctgctgagcaacaaccactcccatcatccccagccgcaatttattgtgggaacccctgccctatggggaatatttgacagcagacagcactcacatgtaatcgcccatccagatgcaaagcagagcagactctgcttggcaaaggagaccattcatgtttgctaccacaagaccagctctccttccagtgATTCAGAATCAATTCTAGCTTGGATGCAGAGTAAACACCTGAAGCCTTTATCTGGACAACTAGTCCCTCTGAGGCTCAGCAGGCATACAGAGGAAGCAGGGCCATTTGGGTGATGGCCCCGGTTCTTCAGAACACCCTTACTGTGGAGGTCAGACAGGCGCCCATATTGTATGCTTTTGGGCGCATggtaaaatcttggctttcatAAAAAGAGAAAAGATCATTGGTGTTGAGTGATTCTTTGATGCTTGTTGCTCTAAGTTGTGTTTATGTTTGCTGTTGAATGTTTATTGATCGGATCTGTGTATGCTGTTTTTGCACTCTGCTTGGATTTGTATTGTTTTTCATGGGTAGCATCCACTGTGACATGTGCACAATTTTCCCCTTCTCATCCTCC encodes:
- the GTF2A1L gene encoding TFIIA-alpha and beta-like factor isoform X6 produces the protein MQSKATEGFFRHRHLSPQFTLHLPHNFHQTLQTSAGVAAGRGIRQFTAAAAAEPAEVGPSRTGGTILSLPSGLAYPIQIPAGVTLQTASGHLYKVNMPVVVTQAPGGGTILQNPIQQIFQQLGQQPSAPQTASAVQVNASTLRAPTSESLQVQAAVAAQQVRTEEKTLPDAAAVLQEATWRQEEAVLGAAGSQQPPSCSLGNPQHADIPLLKPSGVGCPAEATAHDLSGGGELPVNLEQQLDPEDLIELIIMGNELNDNALLPDEANLSFDEELDAGVQMEPDLQTQKAIANDLEKIIQLDGTGDIFPKADAQGSPRDGEDDELVGIIDAKDLKVLDEEEEEEGENSTSDNQSLSGTSDTDEPSVDIIEEDPLNSGDDVSEQETPDVFDTDNIIVCQYDKAEIFLLSPASRLWLSHFPQQLSASCFLGELLGQNKQTEQSFLFFCLWLSNEVRTDGSST
- the GTF2A1L gene encoding TFIIA-alpha and beta-like factor isoform X7, producing the protein MVLSREPGTALGERREGREAMAHGNPVPKFYKSVIDDVIDGVQDVFAEEGTDEQVLKELQRRWESKVMQSKATEGFFRHRHLSPQFTLHLPHNFHQTLQTSAGVAAGRGIRQFTAAAAAEPAEVGPSRTGGTILSLPSGLAYPIQIPAGVTLQTASGHLYKVNMPVVVTQAPGGGTILQNPIQQIFQQLGQQPSAPQTASAVQVNASTLRAPTSESLQVQAAVAAQQVRTEEKTLPDAAAVLQEATWRQEEAVLGAAGSQQPPSCSLGNPQHADIPLLKPSGVGCPAEATAHDLSGGGELPVNLEQQLDPEDLIELIIMGNELNDNALLPDEANLSFDEELDAGVQMEPDLQTQKAIANDLEKIIQLDGTGDIFPKADAQGSPRDGEDDELVGIIDAKDLKVLDEEEEEEGENSTSDNQSLSGTSDTDEPSVDIIEEDPLNSGDDVSEQETPDVFDTDNIIVCQYDKVQRSKNRWKFYLKDGVMCFGGKDYIFSKAIGDAEW
- the GTF2A1L gene encoding TFIIA-alpha and beta-like factor isoform X3; the encoded protein is MVLSREPGTALGERREGREAMAHGNPVPKFYKSVIDDVIDGVQDVFAEEGTDEQVLKELQRRWESKVMQSKATEGFFRHRHLSPQFTLHLPHNFHQTLQTSAGVAAGRGIRQFTAAAAAEPAEVGPSRTGGTILSLPSGLAYPIQIPAGVTLQTASGHLYKVNMPVVVTQAPGGGTILQNPIQQIFQQLGQQPSAPQTASAVQVNASTLRAPTSESLQVQAAVAAQQVRTEEKTLPDAAAVLQEATWRQEEAVLGAAGSQQPPSCSLGNPQHADIPLLKPSGVGCPAEATAHDLSGGGELPVNLEQQLDPEDLIELIIMGNELNDNALLPDEANLSFDEELDAGVQMEPDLQTQKAIANDLEKIIQLDGTGDIFPKADAQGSPRDGEDDELVGIIDAKDLKVLDEEEEEEGENSTSDNQSLSGTSDTDEPSVDIIEEDPLNSGDDVSEQETPDVFDTDNIIVCQYDKAEIFLLSPASRLWLSHFPQQLSASCFLGELLGQNKQTEQSFLFFCLWLSNEVRTDGSST
- the GTF2A1L gene encoding TFIIA-alpha and beta-like factor isoform X5 — translated: MVSKMSLQRKRWESKVMQSKATEGFFRHRHLSPQFTLHLPHNFHQTLQTSAGVAAGRGIRQFTAAAAAEPAEVGPSRTGGTILSLPSGLAYPIQIPAGVTLQTASGHLYKVNMPVVVTQAPGGGTILQNPIQQIFQQLGQQPSAPQTASAVQVNASTLRAPTSESLQVQAAVAAQQVRTEEKTLPDAAAVLQEATWRQEEAVLGAAGSQQPPSCSLGNPQHADIPLLKPSGVGCPAEATAHDLSGGGELPVNLEQQLDPEDLIELIIMGNELNDNALLPDEANLSFDEELDAGVQMEPDLQTQKAIANDLEKIIQLDGTGDIFPKADAQGSPRDGEDDELVGIIDAKDLKVLDEEEEEEGENSTSDNQSLSGTSDTDEPSVDIIEEDPLNSGDDVSEQETPDVFDTDNIIVCQYDKAEIFLLSPASRLWLSHFPQQLSASCFLGELLGQNKQTEQSFLFFCLWLSNEVRTDGSST
- the GTF2A1L gene encoding TFIIA-alpha and beta-like factor isoform X1; its protein translation is MEPQPKFYKSVIDDVIDGVQDVFAEEGTDEQVLKELQRRWESKVMQSKATEGFFRHRHLSPQFTLHLPHNFHQTLQTSAGVAAGRGIRQFTAAAAAEPAEVGPSRTGGTILSLPSGLAYPIQIPAGVTLQTASGHLYKVNMPVVVTQAPGGGTILQNPIQQIFQQLGQQPSAPQTASAVQVNASTLRAPTSESLQVQAAVAAQQVRTEEKTLPDAAAVLQEATWRQEEAVLGAAGSQQPPSCSLGNPQHADIPLLKPSGVGCPAEATAHDLSGGGELPVNLEQQLDPEDLIELIIMGNELNDNALLPDEANLSFDEELDAGVQMEPDLQTQKAIANDLEKIIQLDGTGDIFPKADAQGSPRDGEDDELVGIIDAKDLKVLDEEEEEEGENSTSDNQSLSGTSDTDEPSVDIIEEDPLNSGDDVSEQETPDVFDTDNIIVCQYDKAEIFLLSPASRLWLSHFPQQLSASCFLGELLGQNKQTEQSFLFFCLWLSNEVRTDGSST
- the GTF2A1L gene encoding TFIIA-alpha and beta-like factor isoform X4 → MVLSREPGTALGERREGREAMAHGNPVPKFYKSVIDDVIDGVQDVFAEEAALFLQRWESKVMQSKATEGFFRHRHLSPQFTLHLPHNFHQTLQTSAGVAAGRGIRQFTAAAAAEPAEVGPSRTGGTILSLPSGLAYPIQIPAGVTLQTASGHLYKVNMPVVVTQAPGGGTILQNPIQQIFQQLGQQPSAPQTASAVQVNASTLRAPTSESLQVQAAVAAQQVRTEEKTLPDAAAVLQEATWRQEEAVLGAAGSQQPPSCSLGNPQHADIPLLKPSGVGCPAEATAHDLSGGGELPVNLEQQLDPEDLIELIIMGNELNDNALLPDEANLSFDEELDAGVQMEPDLQTQKAIANDLEKIIQLDGTGDIFPKADAQGSPRDGEDDELVGIIDAKDLKVLDEEEEEEGENSTSDNQSLSGTSDTDEPSVDIIEEDPLNSGDDVSEQETPDVFDTDNIIVCQYDKAEIFLLSPASRLWLSHFPQQLSASCFLGELLGQNKQTEQSFLFFCLWLSNEVRTDGSST
- the GTF2A1L gene encoding TFIIA-alpha and beta-like factor isoform X2: MEPQPKFYKSVIDDVIDGVQDVFAEEGTDEQVLKELQRRWESKVMQSKATEGFFRHRHLSPQFTLHLPHNFHQTLQTSAGVAAGRGIRQFTAAAAAEPAEVGPSRTGGTILSLPSGLAYPIQIPAGVTLQTASGHLYKVNMPVVVTQAPGGGTILQNPIQQIFQQLGQQPSAPQTASAVQVNASTLRAPTSESLQVQAAVAAQQVRTEEKTLPDAAAVLQEATWRQEEAVLGAAGSQQPPSCSLGNPQHADIPLLKPSGVGCPAEATAHDLSGGGELPVNLEQQLDPEDLIELIIMGNELNDNALLPDEANLSFDEELDAGVQMEPDLQTQKAIANDLEKIIQLDGTGDIFPKADAQGSPRDGEDDELVGIIDAKDLKVLDEEEEEEGENSTSDNQSLSGTSDTDEPSVDIIEEDPLNSGDDVSEQETPDVFDTDNIIVCQYDKVQRSKNRWKFYLKDGVMCFGGKDYIFSKAIGDAEW